The following coding sequences lie in one Aricia agestis chromosome 18, ilAriAges1.1, whole genome shotgun sequence genomic window:
- the LOC121735938 gene encoding uncharacterized protein LOC121735938, producing the protein MMVKTLFTSILLLELVRHVRTHIEMEAEDYFFPLEPVINYCKLADQCQHDFVISCGQDTLGISRMFLDICDMYEYNCDEKKQYHHVKMDVCHYEFAAAQRIAAEVDADDDS; encoded by the exons ATGATGGTTAAAACCCTTTTTACAA gtaTTTTATTACTGGAGTTAGTGAGGCATGTACGGACACACATCGAGATGGAAGCAGAAGACTACTTCTTCCCCTTAGAACCT GTGATAAACTACTGCAAGCTGGCGGACCAGTGCCAGCATGACTTCGTGATCAGCTGCGGCCAGGACACGCTCGGCATCTCCCGCATGTTCCTCGACATATGCGACATGTACGAGTACAACTGTGATGAGAAGAAAC AATACCACCATGTGAAGATGGACGTGTGTCACTACGAGTTCGCAGCGGCACAGCGGATAGCCGCAGAGGTGGACGCTGATGATGACTCGTAA
- the LOC121735935 gene encoding uncharacterized protein LOC121735935: protein MSSMRVIVASILLCMNLTPAVNHVPDPPKRVNKAEELCELADSCMHDTIPVCGRMGEVRRTFLDLCDLIEYGCDTNQIFAHVEGNAQCPDPEYVRPKPKVKIPKKGSRRKQFN from the exons ATGTCCAGCATGCGCGTCATCGTGGCCA GTATACTACTGTGTATGAACTTAACTCCCGCTGTCAACCATGTACCTGATCCTCCGAAGCGAGTa AATAAAGCAGAAGAGCTGTGTGAGCTGGCGGACTCGTGCATGCACGACACCATCCCGGTGTGCGGCCGGATGGGGGAAGTGAGGAGGACCTTCCTCGACCTCTGTGACCTCATCGAGTACGGGTGTGACACCAACCAGA TCTTCGCTCACGTGGAGGGCAACGCTCAATGTCCCGATCCTGAGTACGTCAGACCGAAGCCCAAAGTCAAGATCCCCAAAAAGGGCAGTCGCAGAAAgcaatttaattaa